One Vallitalea pronyensis genomic region harbors:
- a CDS encoding DUF885 domain-containing protein: protein MGNTRYHKTLIKRVFILCLGLLLLLQGCRHTNDDITYVPDTSSEGNITQNLDLHASANFDAYLNDLFVEYITSSPLEMSLLISSPEQFGLEDTSDLLDDYSDEALDQQYENMRQNLKTLATFNPDSLTKDQQLSYRIIKYYLELSLEGEAYKDYVYNIKHTLGFHIGLPITMAQIPIETKEDAHNFIKRLQKFPTSVKQLMDGEKLKAEKGYIQPEYISDKVIEQCSAFMTAPEDNFLYLAFRDYVDKLSDASDGEKKEIKDLCLKTMEDYVYPSYTRIMEELKAIKSQTMITSGIYTFPKGKDYYAYLIKAHTGTDITPENLFDWANSTFLKTSARMQAIIKQNPDLDLMNIQPPEFKDFNELYAKCKSIAEDQFNPYDIPDIHNRTIPSYLEKDLPSAFYLPVSIDMKKYGNMFLQNALYKKLDTGNFIVVCHEGIPGHHFQFSIAYQQAAIPNIRKALNFSCYTEGWASYVEGLATNAIDYKNPLINELMICNLDASYALLTLVDLYLHYYGAPREEIVNNYYVYFGDQVEAIVDRAIANPGETLHYAYGRYFMNYLRDKTEEALGDQFDIKEFHHQILINGEMPLFLLEEYIDTYIQEKQQNMS, encoded by the coding sequence ATGGGCAACACCCGATATCACAAAACCTTAATCAAACGTGTCTTTATCCTTTGTCTAGGACTTCTACTGCTCTTACAGGGATGCAGGCATACGAATGATGATATTACATATGTCCCAGATACCTCATCTGAAGGTAACATTACTCAAAATCTGGATCTTCATGCATCAGCCAACTTTGATGCTTATTTGAATGATCTATTTGTAGAATACATTACTTCTTCACCTCTAGAAATGTCCTTATTGATATCCTCGCCTGAACAGTTTGGGCTTGAAGATACATCGGACCTGCTTGACGACTATAGTGATGAAGCTCTGGACCAACAATACGAGAACATGCGGCAAAATCTTAAAACCTTAGCCACATTTAATCCTGATAGTTTAACAAAGGACCAACAGTTATCCTATCGCATTATTAAGTATTATCTTGAACTGAGTCTTGAAGGTGAGGCTTATAAGGATTATGTGTATAACATTAAACATACATTAGGTTTTCATATAGGTTTACCTATCACCATGGCCCAAATACCCATTGAAACAAAAGAAGACGCTCATAACTTTATTAAACGTCTTCAAAAATTTCCTACATCCGTTAAGCAGCTTATGGATGGCGAGAAACTAAAAGCTGAAAAAGGTTATATACAACCTGAATATATATCCGATAAAGTCATTGAGCAATGCAGCGCATTTATGACCGCTCCAGAAGACAATTTTCTGTATCTTGCTTTTAGGGACTATGTTGATAAACTTTCTGATGCTTCTGATGGGGAGAAAAAAGAGATTAAAGACCTGTGTTTAAAAACCATGGAAGACTATGTTTACCCTTCCTATACAAGAATCATGGAAGAGCTAAAAGCCATAAAATCTCAAACCATGATTACATCAGGTATTTACACGTTCCCAAAAGGCAAAGATTATTATGCTTATCTTATTAAAGCTCATACAGGTACAGATATTACCCCAGAAAATTTGTTTGACTGGGCTAACAGTACTTTTTTAAAAACATCTGCAAGAATGCAAGCCATCATAAAACAGAATCCCGATCTGGACCTAATGAACATTCAGCCCCCTGAGTTTAAAGATTTTAATGAACTCTATGCTAAATGTAAGTCCATTGCCGAAGATCAATTTAATCCTTACGATATACCCGATATTCATAATCGAACCATTCCATCCTATTTAGAAAAAGATTTACCTAGCGCATTTTATTTACCTGTCAGTATTGATATGAAAAAATACGGCAATATGTTTTTACAGAACGCCTTATACAAAAAACTAGATACAGGCAATTTTATTGTGGTTTGCCACGAAGGAATTCCCGGACATCATTTTCAATTTTCCATTGCCTATCAACAGGCGGCTATACCCAATATTCGCAAAGCCCTCAATTTTTCATGTTACACAGAAGGTTGGGCTTCTTATGTAGAAGGTCTAGCAACCAACGCCATTGACTATAAGAATCCACTCATTAATGAGCTCATGATCTGTAACCTAGACGCTTCCTATGCCCTATTAACTTTGGTAGACCTGTATCTTCATTATTATGGAGCACCTCGTGAGGAAATCGTGAATAATTATTATGTGTACTTTGGTGATCAGGTTGAAGCCATTGTCGATCGTGCAATTGCCAATCCAGGAGAAACCTTACATTATGCTTATGGACGATATTTTATGAATTACCTTCGTGATAAAACGGAAGAAGCTCTAGGCGATCAATTTGATATAAAAGAATTCCACCATCAGATTCTTATTAACGGTGAAATGCCTTTATTTTTATTAGAGGAATATATTGATACTTATATTCAGGAAAAACAACAAAATATGTCATAA
- a CDS encoding glycoside hydrolase family 2 protein has product MNRIQLDWQVGWSKEKYGQCERMLEASVPGAVQLDVAKAEGLPDYKYADHYKQYAWMEDVYWKYETTLDIPICKEGDKLFFVSKGIDYHFEIYLNHQKIFSQEGMFTPVELDMTGKAKSGDLLEIWLYPVPKRKGAEGRQQADQCCKPAVSYGWDWHPRLIPSGIWDDTYLEVRQASYIQHVEHHYDLDDTLTKAFLTFHITLSQPNKKVQLVLRDEKQQMIRKQEIMVKDKQVSIAMAVDNVKLWWPNGYGDPTLYGWELLLSDLEQISDRKKGKIGFRKVKLIMHEQAWEEPQNFPKSRSNPPITMEINHQTVFCIGTNWVNPEIFPGIITAETYHELVRLGYEAHMNMFRVWGGGIINKDVFYELCDAYGIMVWQEFPLSCNDYKSTPHYLDILEQEAVSIIKRLKKHPSLVLWCGGNELFNAWSGMTEQSHALRLLNAKCYELDRETPFLMTSPLSGMGHGHYLFQYNNDQDVLEAMIEADHTAYTEFGCPSPSTYDYLKTFIPAHELQTPIEGTAWEDHHAIGAWPVGGNDTWFLMETIKRYFGETISLHEMLEKGQLLQCIAYKGIYEEARRQKPRCSMALNWCYNEPWPTAANNSILNYPYEPKPAYYAVKDACRPVLASARIPKFSWHAHETLSFEIWVLNNSFGAIEAGSIRCYLQDEEKEVYLLTWEFHGIEPMMNRQGPTVRCNLADYEAGGLLHIKLIYEGHDAYSSCYDILMSKPRSPNRQGEKLLNQ; this is encoded by the coding sequence ATGAATCGAATCCAATTGGATTGGCAAGTAGGGTGGTCGAAAGAAAAATATGGGCAATGCGAGAGAATGCTGGAAGCATCCGTTCCAGGGGCTGTTCAACTGGATGTTGCTAAAGCAGAAGGGTTGCCAGATTACAAGTATGCCGATCATTACAAGCAGTATGCATGGATGGAAGATGTGTATTGGAAGTATGAGACAACATTAGATATCCCTATATGTAAAGAGGGTGATAAACTATTTTTTGTATCCAAAGGCATTGATTATCACTTTGAAATATACCTGAATCATCAAAAGATATTCAGTCAGGAGGGCATGTTTACACCTGTTGAGTTGGATATGACAGGTAAGGCAAAATCTGGTGATTTATTAGAAATCTGGCTTTATCCCGTACCCAAAAGAAAAGGCGCTGAAGGCAGACAACAAGCAGATCAATGTTGTAAACCAGCAGTCAGCTATGGCTGGGATTGGCACCCAAGGCTGATTCCTTCTGGTATATGGGATGACACGTATCTTGAAGTACGGCAGGCTTCCTATATTCAGCATGTGGAGCACCATTATGATTTGGATGACACACTCACAAAGGCTTTCCTAACATTCCATATTACGTTATCTCAGCCTAATAAAAAGGTACAGCTGGTGTTGAGAGATGAAAAGCAGCAAATGATCCGTAAGCAAGAAATAATGGTTAAAGATAAACAGGTATCCATAGCCATGGCCGTTGATAACGTGAAACTATGGTGGCCCAATGGTTATGGGGACCCTACATTGTATGGGTGGGAATTATTATTAAGTGATCTGGAGCAAATAAGTGATCGTAAAAAAGGAAAAATAGGATTTCGAAAAGTAAAGTTAATCATGCACGAGCAAGCTTGGGAAGAGCCACAGAACTTTCCCAAATCAAGAAGTAACCCACCCATTACTATGGAAATCAACCACCAGACCGTCTTTTGTATAGGCACCAACTGGGTTAACCCTGAGATTTTCCCAGGTATTATCACAGCAGAAACATATCACGAACTGGTTCGACTGGGCTATGAAGCACATATGAACATGTTTCGGGTATGGGGTGGGGGTATTATTAATAAAGATGTATTCTATGAGCTGTGTGATGCTTATGGCATCATGGTTTGGCAGGAATTTCCACTTTCCTGTAATGACTATAAAAGTACACCTCATTACCTGGATATACTGGAACAAGAAGCAGTCTCCATTATTAAGCGATTAAAAAAACACCCGAGTTTGGTGCTCTGGTGTGGCGGTAATGAGCTCTTTAATGCTTGGTCAGGTATGACAGAGCAATCTCATGCACTTCGGCTTCTAAACGCTAAATGCTATGAGCTGGATAGAGAGACACCTTTTCTTATGACATCACCTTTATCCGGTATGGGGCATGGTCATTATCTTTTTCAATATAACAATGACCAAGATGTGTTGGAGGCCATGATAGAAGCTGATCATACAGCCTATACGGAATTCGGATGCCCATCACCATCCACTTATGACTATCTGAAAACATTTATTCCAGCTCATGAGCTACAAACACCCATAGAAGGCACGGCTTGGGAGGACCATCACGCCATAGGTGCTTGGCCTGTTGGGGGTAACGATACTTGGTTTCTAATGGAAACCATAAAGAGGTATTTTGGAGAAACCATCAGCCTTCATGAGATGCTGGAGAAAGGTCAACTGCTGCAATGCATAGCCTATAAAGGTATCTATGAAGAAGCCAGACGCCAAAAACCACGTTGTTCAATGGCCTTGAATTGGTGTTACAATGAGCCTTGGCCAACAGCGGCTAATAACAGTATCCTTAACTATCCTTATGAACCAAAACCTGCTTATTATGCTGTGAAGGATGCATGCCGCCCTGTTTTAGCCAGTGCAAGGATACCGAAGTTCTCTTGGCATGCTCACGAAACGTTATCTTTTGAAATCTGGGTGTTAAACAATTCATTTGGAGCCATTGAAGCAGGCAGCATCAGGTGTTACCTGCAAGATGAAGAGAAGGAAGTCTACCTATTAACGTGGGAATTCCATGGGATTGAACCCATGATGAACCGACAAGGCCCAACGGTTCGCTGTAACCTTGCAGATTATGAAGCAGGCGGATTACTTCACATTAAGCTGATATATGAAGGCCATGATGCCTATAGCTCTTGCTATGATATTCTGATGAGCAAGCCCAGAAGCCCCAATAGACAAGGTGAAAAATTACTGAACCAATAA
- a CDS encoding alpha-L-rhamnosidase-related protein, translating into MYLEKTSLSQATWIAPPSYDKDKIEVVYFRHTFSMDEPCQLKISLSANSRYRLWLNGESVGYGPCNGDRWYHYYDTMDVSHYVKEGTNVMVAKVVTYPAREGVDKDKTGPHKAFSNAAGPLFILSGKCVNKKGHTIHDVTTGHATWLCHQDTATTWHAYPYTFWLGASQETVEGIKVPLDFKGLSIHQEQWHDTIIKHDQGSMPHGVFPSFYLEERPIPFMQEEKGTFVKEMPIKLNDTPAFSMNRGDTIPPFSKRVMEVDAGELVTGFFHLSTIHGSDAMVKILYSESYILSENGFEQVKGIRDDCVNGHLRGYVDTFYPSGNHDHFETFWYRVFRYVRIEVETKEQPLELSDIHYVKTGYPLKEHSHVTSNEAWINQLWDMALRTLKNNMHEYYSDGPYYEQLQYTLDSLLESLFVFSVSEDTGLPKKAIMDFQQSLLPEGILQCSYPSDKIQVIPSFALYWIKMVHDYYWQTADKALVKRLRATIDTILDWYDRRIGSLGLIENIGHWEFIDWVEGWDTGVPNACQYGPSTAHNFLYAYSLRVAAELMEVAERPYVAKEYHRRADAIIAQLNIYCWVNESGMYKEGPTSDTYSQHAQLFAVLAQAKEGQEAKKMLTTALHTDSIFKCSFPLTFFMFRALEKAGIYHETEKLWDMWKCLLDLNLTTIPERPFRQRSDSHGWSALPLYEYTRSFLGVRPAVPGWDVITVDPICSYVKNIEGSVSTPKGTVHVKIQDGKIVALLGPKGVTIDCPQYEGEHHV; encoded by the coding sequence ATGTATTTAGAAAAAACCAGCTTATCACAGGCCACATGGATAGCTCCCCCAAGCTATGACAAAGACAAAATAGAAGTGGTTTACTTTCGGCACACATTTTCCATGGATGAGCCATGTCAACTTAAGATTTCTCTGTCAGCGAATAGCCGTTATAGGCTATGGCTTAATGGCGAATCTGTTGGTTATGGACCCTGTAATGGGGATAGGTGGTATCACTATTATGACACCATGGATGTTTCTCATTACGTAAAAGAAGGTACTAATGTCATGGTAGCAAAAGTGGTTACTTATCCTGCTAGAGAAGGCGTTGATAAAGATAAAACAGGCCCCCATAAGGCATTTTCCAATGCTGCTGGTCCACTTTTCATCTTGTCAGGCAAATGTGTGAATAAGAAAGGTCATACTATTCACGACGTGACAACAGGTCATGCTACATGGCTATGCCACCAAGATACGGCTACCACTTGGCATGCCTATCCTTATACTTTTTGGTTAGGTGCGTCCCAGGAAACAGTAGAAGGCATAAAAGTGCCATTGGACTTTAAGGGCTTATCCATCCATCAAGAACAGTGGCATGATACCATCATTAAACATGATCAAGGCAGTATGCCTCATGGTGTGTTTCCTTCATTCTATTTAGAAGAACGTCCCATACCATTCATGCAAGAAGAAAAAGGCACATTTGTTAAGGAAATGCCAATCAAATTAAACGATACCCCCGCGTTTTCCATGAATAGGGGTGACACCATACCACCTTTTTCTAAGCGGGTGATGGAAGTGGATGCAGGTGAACTGGTCACAGGTTTCTTTCACTTATCCACCATTCATGGCAGTGACGCTATGGTTAAAATATTATACAGTGAAAGCTATATTTTAAGTGAGAATGGTTTTGAACAAGTGAAAGGTATTCGAGACGACTGTGTCAATGGACATTTGAGAGGCTATGTTGACACCTTTTATCCATCAGGCAACCATGATCATTTTGAAACTTTTTGGTATCGTGTATTTCGCTATGTCCGCATTGAAGTGGAAACAAAAGAACAACCTCTTGAACTGTCAGATATCCATTATGTCAAAACGGGTTATCCATTAAAGGAACATTCACATGTGACGTCCAATGAAGCTTGGATTAATCAGCTATGGGATATGGCCTTACGTACTTTAAAAAATAATATGCATGAATACTATTCCGATGGTCCTTATTATGAACAGCTACAATACACACTGGATTCTTTACTGGAGTCATTATTTGTTTTTTCTGTATCAGAGGATACCGGGCTTCCCAAAAAGGCAATCATGGATTTCCAACAATCCCTTTTACCAGAAGGGATACTGCAATGCAGTTACCCATCCGATAAGATACAAGTCATTCCATCCTTTGCATTGTACTGGATTAAAATGGTTCATGACTATTATTGGCAAACAGCCGATAAGGCCCTTGTTAAAAGATTAAGAGCTACAATCGATACCATATTGGATTGGTACGACAGGCGAATCGGTTCTCTAGGGCTTATCGAAAACATAGGGCATTGGGAATTTATTGATTGGGTTGAAGGCTGGGATACAGGTGTACCTAATGCATGTCAGTATGGGCCATCCACAGCACATAATTTCTTATATGCCTATAGCTTAAGGGTAGCCGCTGAATTGATGGAAGTGGCAGAGCGGCCTTATGTGGCTAAGGAATACCATCGTCGAGCGGATGCCATCATTGCACAGCTTAACATCTATTGCTGGGTGAATGAATCAGGTATGTATAAAGAAGGACCAACTTCAGATACCTATAGTCAACATGCTCAACTTTTCGCAGTACTTGCCCAAGCGAAAGAGGGTCAAGAAGCTAAGAAAATGCTCACCACAGCCTTACACACGGATTCCATATTCAAGTGTTCATTTCCACTAACCTTTTTTATGTTTCGAGCATTAGAAAAAGCGGGCATTTACCATGAAACGGAGAAACTATGGGATATGTGGAAGTGCTTGCTGGACTTGAATCTTACCACAATACCTGAACGACCCTTTAGGCAAAGAAGCGATTCCCATGGATGGAGTGCACTCCCACTATATGAATATACCAGAAGCTTTCTAGGTGTTCGGCCTGCAGTTCCTGGATGGGATGTTATTACAGTTGACCCCATATGCTCCTATGTAAAAAATATAGAAGGATCAGTCAGCACACCGAAAGGCACTGTTCATGTGAAGATTCAAGATGGAAAAATTGTTGCCTTATTAGGACCGAAAGGTGTAACCATAGACTGTCCCCAATATGAAGGTGAGCACCATGTATAG
- a CDS encoding pyruvate formate lyase family protein, with protein sequence MDKIELMEKFTETYKGTADLSKGQREITCMKILFPAVFVPPKKEDYFVGRYIQLPVGIGLEFAHLGGGDLSMLGAGEPERGNYKNGPSYYGRQDFLERLKGETEEKALHKRIDKLIDYWAIEDTNTQMIKAFNEEHDLDFFDPDIEKMGTPIIGLMRLSGIQLDYRPLLQWGIEGLKKKLLTHLRKSGLTDEQKDFYHSGLDALDLLQQSIQACISLNQQQPHPHEDLMDQTLHHIYDQPPSSFHEAIQLMFLYSQLSGVLNYGRLDMVLGDYLALDIERGLISEATGIHYLESLWQLIHDVSHKVNGRVIIGGRGRHNIKASNLFAKCAIKATMNTKLILPQLSLRLDESVPEWLYDLALHAIEQGCTFPMLYNDAVNVPAVAKALGVTEEDACDYVPYGCGEYMLWGKSTGSPNVLINMVKALQLSLNKGYDNFDGTYRGGKHTFDELNHLLTFDDVTRSYYGYLTYLLDITLAFQQASYQYMSEASSFIYASLLMADCMEKGKPILDGGIQHVGGVNEFYGFVNVIDSLAAINKVVFDDQHYSLQEVVRAVNRNFKGSTAIQSALLQAPKYGNDNNYVDAIGIDFHAFACSYIKDRASHYGLDSFLAVNINNNTNTLWGLQTGASYDGRKYSEYLNPGNNPHSGRDQNGITAMLNSISKLRPDIHGGFVQHIKMSPRLFREERDKVKAVFAGYFNRIGGSQLMITVVDQAMLLEAQKEPEKHSNLIVRVGGFSARFVDIDRETQNEIISRTCH encoded by the coding sequence ATGGATAAAATAGAGCTGATGGAAAAGTTTACTGAAACGTATAAGGGAACAGCAGATTTATCGAAAGGTCAGCGAGAAATCACATGTATGAAGATACTGTTTCCAGCTGTTTTTGTGCCACCTAAGAAAGAGGATTATTTTGTTGGGCGATACATACAGCTTCCAGTTGGTATAGGTTTAGAATTTGCCCATTTAGGGGGTGGTGATCTCAGCATGCTGGGCGCAGGAGAACCTGAAAGAGGAAACTATAAAAACGGGCCTTCTTACTATGGACGACAGGATTTTCTGGAACGATTGAAAGGCGAAACAGAGGAGAAGGCATTACACAAACGTATCGATAAGCTGATTGATTATTGGGCAATTGAAGATACCAATACGCAAATGATAAAGGCTTTTAATGAGGAACATGACTTAGATTTTTTTGATCCAGATATTGAAAAAATGGGTACGCCCATTATTGGGCTTATGCGATTATCGGGGATACAATTGGATTATCGACCCCTTTTGCAATGGGGGATAGAAGGGTTGAAGAAAAAACTCTTGACGCATCTACGTAAAAGTGGACTAACGGATGAACAAAAAGATTTTTACCACAGTGGCTTAGATGCTCTTGACCTATTGCAGCAGTCCATTCAAGCCTGCATAAGCCTTAATCAACAACAGCCTCATCCTCATGAAGATCTCATGGACCAGACACTCCATCATATCTATGACCAGCCACCAAGCAGTTTCCATGAAGCCATCCAGCTCATGTTTTTATACAGCCAATTATCAGGAGTTCTGAATTATGGACGGTTGGATATGGTTCTTGGTGATTATTTGGCATTGGACATTGAAAGGGGATTGATTTCAGAAGCTACTGGTATACATTATTTAGAGAGTTTATGGCAGCTCATCCATGATGTATCCCATAAGGTGAATGGTCGGGTGATTATTGGAGGCAGAGGACGGCATAACATAAAAGCATCCAACCTATTTGCCAAATGTGCCATTAAGGCAACCATGAACACGAAACTGATTTTGCCTCAGCTATCCCTTCGATTGGATGAGTCTGTACCAGAATGGTTATATGATCTAGCGCTTCATGCCATTGAACAAGGGTGTACGTTTCCCATGCTTTACAATGATGCCGTGAATGTACCAGCTGTTGCAAAAGCATTAGGTGTGACGGAAGAAGACGCCTGTGATTATGTGCCCTATGGTTGTGGGGAATATATGTTATGGGGGAAAAGCACAGGTTCACCAAATGTCTTGATTAATATGGTTAAGGCATTACAGCTATCTCTGAATAAAGGGTATGACAATTTTGATGGCACATATCGTGGCGGCAAGCATACCTTCGATGAACTGAATCACCTGTTAACCTTTGATGATGTGACACGCAGTTATTACGGATACTTGACCTATCTACTGGATATCACATTGGCTTTTCAGCAAGCATCTTATCAATACATGAGTGAAGCATCTTCTTTTATTTATGCCAGTTTATTAATGGCTGATTGTATGGAGAAGGGCAAACCCATATTGGATGGGGGCATTCAGCATGTTGGCGGTGTTAATGAATTCTATGGATTTGTCAATGTCATTGATTCACTTGCAGCCATTAATAAGGTGGTATTTGATGACCAGCACTATAGCTTACAAGAAGTTGTAAGGGCTGTAAATAGGAATTTCAAGGGCAGTACAGCCATACAAAGTGCCTTATTGCAAGCCCCTAAATACGGTAATGACAATAACTATGTGGATGCCATTGGCATAGATTTTCATGCATTTGCTTGCTCGTATATTAAAGACCGTGCATCCCACTATGGGCTTGATAGTTTTTTGGCTGTCAATATTAACAACAATACCAATACCTTGTGGGGCCTGCAAACAGGCGCTTCGTATGATGGCAGAAAGTATTCGGAATACTTGAATCCTGGGAATAATCCCCATAGCGGCAGGGATCAAAATGGCATAACCGCTATGCTCAATTCAATATCCAAGCTGCGCCCTGATATTCATGGAGGCTTTGTTCAACATATCAAAATGTCCCCTCGGTTATTCCGTGAAGAGCGTGATAAAGTGAAAGCTGTTTTTGCAGGTTATTTTAATCGTATAGGTGGTAGTCAATTGATGATAACCGTGGTTGACCAAGCCATGTTATTAGAGGCACAGAAAGAGCCAGAAAAACACAGCAACCTTATTGTACGGGTTGGTGGTTTTAGCGCTCGATTTGTTGACATTGACCGAGAGACACAAAATGAAATTATAAGTCGCACATGCCATTAG
- a CDS encoding 4Fe-4S cluster-binding domain-containing protein — translation MKGIILEIARACFHDGPGIRTTVFLKGCPYKCPWCHNPESIKMEPQVAMDEVTGKQHVMGYVVTIDDVMASVIQDMDYYKASGGGLTISGGEPMLQFEFTLALARKAKQAGIHVAIETAGYGERKQYKQLLPYVDIFMMDYKYFDKKKLKALTGCDYDQVEGHVKWLDEQIQESTAKTTVIIRRCPIIPTINDNEIHIRAICEMSLKYHHVAYVELLPYHHYGVGKAKRIQAEYILKNLENMDDKASLQRIKTWVAQYPHGKIRLHGEDI, via the coding sequence ATGAAAGGCATAATATTAGAAATAGCCAGGGCTTGTTTTCATGATGGGCCAGGCATAAGAACCACCGTTTTTCTGAAAGGCTGCCCATATAAATGCCCCTGGTGCCATAACCCAGAGTCCATCAAAATGGAGCCTCAGGTAGCCATGGATGAGGTAACAGGGAAGCAACATGTGATGGGTTATGTGGTCACAATCGATGATGTCATGGCAAGTGTTATTCAAGATATGGATTACTATAAGGCATCTGGTGGAGGTCTAACAATTAGTGGTGGTGAACCGATGCTGCAATTTGAGTTTACCCTTGCATTGGCTAGAAAGGCCAAACAGGCTGGCATCCATGTAGCTATTGAAACAGCTGGATATGGTGAAAGGAAACAATATAAGCAATTACTGCCATATGTGGACATCTTTATGATGGATTATAAGTATTTCGACAAAAAGAAGTTAAAAGCATTAACAGGCTGTGACTACGATCAGGTAGAGGGACACGTCAAATGGTTAGATGAGCAGATCCAAGAATCTACAGCGAAAACAACAGTAATCATTAGAAGATGCCCCATTATTCCAACCATTAATGATAATGAGATCCATATAAGAGCTATCTGCGAGATGAGTCTGAAATACCACCATGTGGCTTATGTGGAGCTTTTACCGTATCATCATTATGGTGTAGGAAAAGCTAAGCGCATTCAAGCAGAGTATATTCTTAAGAACCTTGAAAACATGGATGATAAAGCATCCTTACAGCGAATTAAAACATGGGTTGCTCAATACCCCCATGGAAAAATCCGATTACATGGTGAGGACATTTAA
- a CDS encoding D-lyxose/D-mannose family sugar isomerase: MNCQQVTAYQNQALNYLKKAHIVLTPLEIHNIEIVDFGLGNFEEVGLAIVTYVNTSRVCAKELVLLPHQICPEHIHPPYEHEDGHLEPGKEETFRCRYGQVNLYVKSEKEAYGERLHPEGHNHCAHESHEIRLKEGEQYTLLPHTKHWFQAGEKGAVISEFSTQSRDALDIFTDPRIQRIPTMVDEKEGNT, translated from the coding sequence ATGAATTGTCAACAAGTGACAGCGTATCAAAACCAAGCATTAAACTATCTTAAGAAAGCACATATTGTATTAACACCCCTAGAGATTCACAATATAGAAATTGTTGATTTTGGTCTTGGTAACTTTGAAGAAGTGGGTCTAGCCATTGTAACCTATGTCAACACCAGTAGAGTATGTGCAAAAGAGTTGGTCCTCCTTCCCCATCAGATTTGTCCTGAACATATCCATCCACCCTATGAACATGAAGATGGTCACTTAGAACCAGGAAAAGAAGAAACCTTTCGTTGCCGTTATGGTCAGGTAAATCTATACGTAAAAAGTGAAAAAGAGGCTTATGGAGAACGCCTTCATCCAGAGGGTCATAACCATTGTGCCCATGAATCCCATGAAATACGGTTAAAGGAAGGTGAACAATATACCCTTTTACCCCATACGAAGCATTGGTTTCAGGCAGGAGAAAAAGGTGCGGTTATTTCGGAATTCTCAACCCAGTCGCGAGATGCCTTAGATATTTTTACAGACCCTCGTATCCAACGGATACCTACCATGGTGGATGAGAAGGAGGGAAATACGTGA
- a CDS encoding carbohydrate kinase family protein — MADIICCGIATVDIITEGIHRMPEDGKLELVESISMHTGGCAVNTAIDLAKMGEDVGIMALVGEDGMGDFLATQLNKAKVHTAGLKRCKTTGTSSSIVFVNDTGERSFLHTTGANGMFSDRHMDWEMLKKGKILFIGGALLMATFDGLQTAHVLKKAQDLGIYTVLDTAWDSTDRWMKSMAPVLPYLDLFIPSQEEAEMLSGLKNEQKMAAYFMEKGAKGVVIKQGKKGCYVKTNEESFYMPAYTVDAIDTTGAGDAFVSGFLSGLLQKWPIQKTAQFANAVGAHCVSKVGASSGIPSQEKILQFIKGREGQV; from the coding sequence ATGGCTGATATTATCTGTTGTGGTATTGCCACAGTAGACATCATAACCGAAGGTATCCATAGAATGCCTGAGGATGGAAAACTGGAACTTGTGGAGAGCATCAGCATGCATACAGGCGGGTGTGCGGTTAACACGGCTATTGATTTAGCCAAGATGGGTGAAGATGTTGGCATTATGGCATTGGTTGGTGAAGATGGTATGGGAGACTTCTTAGCAACACAACTGAACAAGGCAAAGGTGCATACAGCAGGATTAAAAAGATGCAAAACCACTGGCACTTCATCATCCATTGTTTTTGTTAATGATACAGGAGAAAGAAGTTTTCTACATACAACAGGGGCAAATGGGATGTTCAGTGACCGCCATATGGATTGGGAAATGCTTAAAAAAGGAAAAATTCTCTTTATAGGCGGGGCCTTATTAATGGCAACCTTTGATGGTTTGCAAACAGCTCATGTGTTAAAGAAAGCCCAAGACTTGGGTATCTATACTGTATTGGATACGGCATGGGATTCTACTGACAGATGGATGAAAAGCATGGCTCCTGTTTTACCGTACCTTGATTTATTTATTCCAAGTCAAGAGGAAGCAGAGATGTTAAGTGGTCTAAAAAATGAGCAGAAGATGGCGGCATACTTTATGGAAAAGGGAGCTAAAGGTGTTGTGATCAAACAAGGCAAAAAGGGATGCTACGTAAAAACCAATGAAGAATCCTTTTATATGCCTGCATACACCGTCGACGCAATTGATACAACAGGTGCTGGCGATGCCTTTGTTTCTGGATTTTTAAGTGGTTTGTTACAGAAATGGCCCATTCAGAAAACAGCACAATTTGCCAATGCAGTGGGTGCTCATTGTGTATCTAAGGTTGGTGCTTCATCCGGTATCCCATCACAAGAAAAGATACTTCAATTTATAAAAGGCAGGGAGGGACAGGTATGA